The Deinococcus reticulitermitis sequence CTGCCGCGAGAGCAACGGCTGGACGCCGCCGCCGAACTCCGCACGCATCTGCTGGAGCGCGTGGCCGAGTTCCAGGCTCAGGGCTTCAGCTCCGAGGAGGCCGAGTATCTGGCGGTGAAGGGGATGGGTGACCCGCAGCCCGTCAACCGGGGATTGCTGGGACACGCCTTCACGACACCGCTGGGATGGGCTTTCGTGGCCCTGCTGGTCGCGGGCTGGGTGGGCTGGCAGAGTTGGGGAACATCTGGACAGCCTGCCGTGCGCCGCAGCGGACCCATGGATGTCAACCGCTTCAGCAACGGCGGGGCTTTGCCCACCTTCTACACTGGGTACGACTTCGAGACACCGTCCGGAACACGCTTCGTGGAGGTGGCCTGGATCGGCACCCTCGGCCACCACCGGGCCAGGCTTCCCGCCCTGCCCGGCACGCCCGGCGAGGTGTTCTACAGCTCTCCGACCTGGCGTGAATGGTGGATGACCCGCACACCCCTCCCTTACGCCGACCAGCCCTGGTCCAGGACCTGCCGCCGTGAGCAGCAGCCCGTGCATGTGCAGCTTGAGGTGCAGTCGGG is a genomic window containing:
- a CDS encoding permease prefix domain 1-containing protein is translated as MIGRPLRPSRVPSVDAYIHRATLGLPREQRLDAAAELRTHLLERVAEFQAQGFSSEEAEYLAVKGMGDPQPVNRGLLGHAFTTPLGWAFVALLVAGWVGWQSWGTSGQPAVRRSGPMDVNRFSNGGALPTFYTGYDFETPSGTRFVEVAWIGTLGHHRARLPALPGTPGEVFYSSPTWREWWMTRTPLPYADQPWSRTCRREQQPVHVQLEVQSGPRERLGLNMPTSNLNGVLWCSGLPIPPTKKGGAAWSGGSGTSHSSSVSGGIVEMQHLDGRTDRGRLRLNHWTLLAVQRQAMEATYRQGRSVRATGEAIFVIRPSDSDQPVPLPKFRYDEAGDLWTVREVEVGP